Proteins encoded by one window of Cannabis sativa cultivar Pink pepper isolate KNU-18-1 chromosome 4, ASM2916894v1, whole genome shotgun sequence:
- the LOC133037063 gene encoding ATP-dependent DNA helicase PIF1-like: protein MGKDINDYNLVDNYITDNEIDKQYKEINEQLAIVVSKEDILAANLLNLKQKNAFDLILNTIFNNQTGLFFIDGPGGTGKTFLYKTILAAVRSKKIIALAVASSGIAASILPGGRTAHSLFKIALHLDNYSSCSVSKQSGLSKLLQLTKLIIWDEAPMSNKEAIEALNYMLKDINNSTLPFGGKVIVFGGDFRQVLPVVPKGTREQMINASLVKSELWPLFTKITLTDNMRAKQDPLFSSYLLNIGNGTEPTIDGKIQLLSSMILPYEDDDTSLNNLIDFVFPDINNYTENMNTILNRVILTPKNEEYKKTS, encoded by the exons ATGGGAAAAGATATCAATGATTATAACTTAGTTGATAATTACATAACTGATAACGAAATTGATAAACAATATAAAGAGATTAATGAACAATTAGCAATTGTTGTTAGCAAAGAAGATATATTAGCtgctaatttattaaatttgaaacaGAAAAATGCATTCGACTTAATATTAAATACAATTTTCAACAATCAAACTGGCCTTTTCTTCATTGATGGCCCTGGAGGAACGGGAAAAACTTTCTTATATAAGACTATTTTGGCTGCAGTtcgttcaaaaaaaataatagcttTAGCTGTTGCATCTTCAGGTATTGCAGCTTCTATTTTACCTGGTGGTCGAACAGCTCATTCTCTATTTAAAATAGCCCTTCACTTAGATAATTATAGTTCTTGTTCAGTTAGTAAACAATCAGGTTTAAGTAAATTATTACAACTAACAAAACTTATTATTTGGGATGAGGCACCAATGTCAAACAAAGAAGCTATTGAAGCTTTAAACTATATGTTAAAAGACATAAATAATTCCACTCTTCCTTTTGGTGGTAAAGTTATAGTTTTTGGAGGTGATTTCCGTCAAGTATTACCTGTTGTTCCTAAAGGTACAAGAGAACAAATGATTAATGCAAGTTTAGTAAAATCTGAGTTATGGCCCTTATTTACTAAAATTACATTAACAGACAATATGCGGGCCAAACAAGATCCCTTATTTAGcagttatttattaaatattggcAATGGAACCGAGCCAACTATAGATGGAAAGATACAGCTACTCTCATCGATGATTTTACCTTATGAGGATGATGATACTTCGCTAAATAACTTAATAGATTTCGTATTTCCAGATATTAATAACTACACAGAAAATATGAATACAATACTCAATCGCGTGATTTTAACTCCGAAAAACGA GGAGTACAAGAAGACTTCATGA
- the LOC115697057 gene encoding replication protein A 70 kDa DNA-binding subunit B-like: MWDELTETVGKTICEILPQNPIIIGTRLKVVSHNGISLSSKQQSSFIINLTNIPQINELRQWSINNEEYLAAIINEKRLFPSQTVLRTPQYNNIITINGIQNLPQEQTTFWINASISIKNLRQPFWYMTCIKCRQKADLDNQTSCFNCYNCNESSVETIPRCRFQAQLTDHTGSLIATFFGENAEKMLNCTAQELIHIPSDQNISSVARLSTVSKFFIYLKARADAYSGGSQTKYNVISLLESDSESSTSNTTNDT; encoded by the exons ATGTGGGATGAACTAACTGAGACCGTTGGAAAAACAATATGTGAAATTCTTCCACAAAATCCTATTATAATAGGAACACGCCTGAAAGTTGTTTCACACAACG GTATATCTTTATCATCCAAACAACAAAGTTCATTTATTATTAATCTTACAAATATTCcacaaataaatgagcttcGTCAATG GAGCATTAACAATGAAGAATACCTTGCTGCCATTATCAATGAGAAAAGACTCTTCCCAAGTCAAACTGTTCTAAGAACTCctcaatataataatatcattacTATTAATGGCATTCAAAATCTTCCACAAGAG CAAACTACTTTTTGGATAAATGCATCAATCTCCATCAAGAATTTAAGACAACCCTTCTGGTACATGACTTGCATAAAATGCCGTCAGAAAGCAGATCTTGACAATCAAACATCATGTTTTAACTGCTACAACTGCAACGAATCATCTGTTGAGACAATTCCAAG gtGCCGCTTTCAAGCTCAACTAACAGACCACACAGGCTCACTAATAGCAACGTTCTTCGGCGAAAATGCAGAAAAGATGTTAAATTGTACCGCACAAGAGCTTATTCACATCCCAAGT GATCAAAACATATCATCGGTTGCAAGGCTTTCTACAGtgagtaaattttttatttacttaaaaGCAAGAGCGGATGCATATAGTGGTGGGAGTCAAACCAAATACAATGTTATCTCACTGCTCGAAAGTGATAGTGAATCAAGCACTTCAAATACTACGAATGATACTTGA
- the LOC115721403 gene encoding uncharacterized protein LOC115721403 isoform X1, protein MMKNYSVDCMNNGKFLLLNYCHCRIMARLTVSERQILRKKKIITLYMYWMNVLHVVQWFFKLWEKIIEHSIESSSLGRQLYILDIFVNRQIVHQIAYESDVICFDQLRMNRKAFSTLCIMLETRGGLKASKYLQVDEQVAMFLHVIAHHVKNRVVRFRFMRSGETISKYFHNVLHSIIRLHGELLKRPEPVLENSTDERWKWFKNSLGALDGTHIRVRVPMNDKPKYRTRKGEIATNVLGVCSQDLQFIYVLPGWEGSAADGRVLRDAIRRTNGLCVPNGYYYLVDAAYTNCKGFLAPYRGQRYHLNQWEDGNPPRNSQEFFNMKHSSARNVIERCFGAIKSQWAILRSLSFYPIKTQN, encoded by the exons atGATGAAGAATTATTCAGTGGATTGTATGAATAATGGTAAGTTTCTTTTGCTCAATTATTGTCATTGTAGGATAATGGCTCGCTTAACTGTAAGTGAAAGACAAATTTTGAGAAAGAAGAAGATCATAACTCTTTATATGTATTGGATGAATGTGTTGCATGTAGTGCAAtggttttttaaattatgggaaaaaattattgaacatAGTATTGAATCAAGCTCTTTGGGAAGACAATTATACATACTTGATATTTTTGTCAATAGGCAAATTGTGCACCAAATAGCTTATGAGAGTGATGTCATTTGTTTTGATCAACTTAGGATGAATAGGAAAGCATTTAGCACTTTATGCATAATGCTTGAAACTAGGGGTGGGTTAAAAGCATCTAAATATTTACAAGTAGATGAACAAGTGGCTATGTTTTTACATGTAATTGCTCATCATGTGAAAAATAGAGTCGTTAGATTTCGATTTATGAGATCGGGTGAGACAATTAGCAAATATTTTCATAATGTGTTACATTCAATCATTCGGCTACATGGAGAGTTATTGAAAAGACCTGAACCTGTTCTTGAAAATTCAACAGATGAGAGGTGGAAATGGTTTaag AATTCCTTAGGAGCACTAGATGGAACTCATATTAGAGTGAGAGTACCTATGAATGATAAACCAAAATATCGTACTCGAAAAGGTGAAATAGCTACAAATGTCTTAGGTGTATGCTCCCAAGACTTGCAATTCATATATGTGTTACCTGGTTGGGAAGGCTCTGCAGCAGATGGTAGAGTTTTACGTGATGCCATACGTAGAACAAATGGTTTGTGTGTTCCAAATG gttaTTATTACCTTGTAGATGCTGCATATACTAATTGTAAGGGATTTCTTGCTCCATATCGAGGCCAACGTTATCACCTCAACCAATGGGAAGATGGAAATCCTCCTAGAAATTCACAAGAATTTTTTAATATGAAGCATTCATCTGCTAGGAATGTCATTGAGAGATGTTTTGGTGCAATTAAGAGTCAATGGGCAATTCTTAGGAGTCTGTCATTCTATCCAATAAAGACTCAAAATTGA
- the LOC115721403 gene encoding uncharacterized protein LOC115721403 isoform X2, with translation MARLTVSERQILRKKKIITLYMYWMNVLHVVQWFFKLWEKIIEHSIESSSLGRQLYILDIFVNRQIVHQIAYESDVICFDQLRMNRKAFSTLCIMLETRGGLKASKYLQVDEQVAMFLHVIAHHVKNRVVRFRFMRSGETISKYFHNVLHSIIRLHGELLKRPEPVLENSTDERWKWFKNSLGALDGTHIRVRVPMNDKPKYRTRKGEIATNVLGVCSQDLQFIYVLPGWEGSAADGRVLRDAIRRTNGLCVPNGYYYLVDAAYTNCKGFLAPYRGQRYHLNQWEDGNPPRNSQEFFNMKHSSARNVIERCFGAIKSQWAILRSLSFYPIKTQN, from the exons ATGGCTCGCTTAACTGTAAGTGAAAGACAAATTTTGAGAAAGAAGAAGATCATAACTCTTTATATGTATTGGATGAATGTGTTGCATGTAGTGCAAtggttttttaaattatgggaaaaaattattgaacatAGTATTGAATCAAGCTCTTTGGGAAGACAATTATACATACTTGATATTTTTGTCAATAGGCAAATTGTGCACCAAATAGCTTATGAGAGTGATGTCATTTGTTTTGATCAACTTAGGATGAATAGGAAAGCATTTAGCACTTTATGCATAATGCTTGAAACTAGGGGTGGGTTAAAAGCATCTAAATATTTACAAGTAGATGAACAAGTGGCTATGTTTTTACATGTAATTGCTCATCATGTGAAAAATAGAGTCGTTAGATTTCGATTTATGAGATCGGGTGAGACAATTAGCAAATATTTTCATAATGTGTTACATTCAATCATTCGGCTACATGGAGAGTTATTGAAAAGACCTGAACCTGTTCTTGAAAATTCAACAGATGAGAGGTGGAAATGGTTTaag AATTCCTTAGGAGCACTAGATGGAACTCATATTAGAGTGAGAGTACCTATGAATGATAAACCAAAATATCGTACTCGAAAAGGTGAAATAGCTACAAATGTCTTAGGTGTATGCTCCCAAGACTTGCAATTCATATATGTGTTACCTGGTTGGGAAGGCTCTGCAGCAGATGGTAGAGTTTTACGTGATGCCATACGTAGAACAAATGGTTTGTGTGTTCCAAATG gttaTTATTACCTTGTAGATGCTGCATATACTAATTGTAAGGGATTTCTTGCTCCATATCGAGGCCAACGTTATCACCTCAACCAATGGGAAGATGGAAATCCTCCTAGAAATTCACAAGAATTTTTTAATATGAAGCATTCATCTGCTAGGAATGTCATTGAGAGATGTTTTGGTGCAATTAAGAGTCAATGGGCAATTCTTAGGAGTCTGTCATTCTATCCAATAAAGACTCAAAATTGA
- the LOC133028989 gene encoding uncharacterized protein At2g29880-like isoform X2: METSKGRGPGQNKRFWSEDEDKHLIESLMELNIEGKFKAEGNFKPGHLRAIEMKLKERMPGCDIQAKPHIESRMKTLKTHFQIVHEMLTGPFCSGFGWDSIRKTVTAEKPVWEAYLQSHKEAAPFKIKSFPWYDDLCAVFGKDRATGKHAETVTDVVEELEAEKENTTLGEDDFSNANNVDEVESMSVSDATRGAQSHTQSDGSSKKKRKAANHEELSNALTQSASILAECPR, translated from the exons ATGGAGACTTCAAAAGGAAGAGGTCCAGGACAAAATAAAAGATTCTGGAGTGAAGATGAAGACAAACACTTGATTGAATCACTTATGGAGCTAAATATTGAAGGGAAGTTTAAAGCTGAAGGAAACTTCAAGCCAGGTCATCTTAGAGCTATTGAGATGAAACTAAAAGAGCGAATGCCTGGATGTGACATACAAGCTAAGCCACACATTGAGTCTAGAATGAAAACTTTGAAGACTCATTTTCAAATAGTACATGAAATGTTGACTGGACCTTTTTGTAGCGGGTTTGGATGGGACAGTATTAGAAAAACTGTAACTGCGGAAAAACCAGTGTGGGAAGCATATTTGCAg AGTCATAAGGAAGCAGCTCCATTCAAGATCAAGTCATTCCCTTGGTATGACGACTTGTGTGCAGTTTTTGGCAAAGATCGTGCAACTGGAAAACATGCAGAGACTGTAACAGATGTTGTTGAAGAACTTGAAGCTGAAAAGGAAAACACTACACTTGGAGAAGATGATTTTAGCAATGCTAATAATGTGGATGAAGTGGAATCTATGTCTGTTTCAGATGCAACAAGAGGTGCTCAATCTCACACTCAATCAGATGGGTCTTCAAAGAAGAAAAGGAAAGCTGCAAATCATGAAGAACTTTCAAATGCACTTACTCAATCAGCTTCTATTCTCGCAGAG TGTCCCAGATGA
- the LOC133028989 gene encoding uncharacterized protein At2g29880-like isoform X1, translating into METSKGRGPGQNKRFWSEDEDKHLIESLMELNIEGKFKAEGNFKPGHLRAIEMKLKERMPGCDIQAKPHIESRMKTLKTHFQIVHEMLTGPFCSGFGWDSIRKTVTAEKPVWEAYLQSHKEAAPFKIKSFPWYDDLCAVFGKDRATGKHAETVTDVVEELEAEKENTTLGEDDFSNANNVDEVESMSVSDATRGAQSHTQSDGSSKKKRKAANHEELSNALTQSASILAEVIEKASIRLSKAIGEDLNEKPMQLGKELERTTTLTTT; encoded by the exons ATGGAGACTTCAAAAGGAAGAGGTCCAGGACAAAATAAAAGATTCTGGAGTGAAGATGAAGACAAACACTTGATTGAATCACTTATGGAGCTAAATATTGAAGGGAAGTTTAAAGCTGAAGGAAACTTCAAGCCAGGTCATCTTAGAGCTATTGAGATGAAACTAAAAGAGCGAATGCCTGGATGTGACATACAAGCTAAGCCACACATTGAGTCTAGAATGAAAACTTTGAAGACTCATTTTCAAATAGTACATGAAATGTTGACTGGACCTTTTTGTAGCGGGTTTGGATGGGACAGTATTAGAAAAACTGTAACTGCGGAAAAACCAGTGTGGGAAGCATATTTGCAg AGTCATAAGGAAGCAGCTCCATTCAAGATCAAGTCATTCCCTTGGTATGACGACTTGTGTGCAGTTTTTGGCAAAGATCGTGCAACTGGAAAACATGCAGAGACTGTAACAGATGTTGTTGAAGAACTTGAAGCTGAAAAGGAAAACACTACACTTGGAGAAGATGATTTTAGCAATGCTAATAATGTGGATGAAGTGGAATCTATGTCTGTTTCAGATGCAACAAGAGGTGCTCAATCTCACACTCAATCAGATGGGTCTTCAAAGAAGAAAAGGAAAGCTGCAAATCATGAAGAACTTTCAAATGCACTTACTCAATCAGCTTCTATTCTCGCAGAGGTAATTGAAAAAGCTTCAATTCGTTTGAGTAAAGCTATTGGTGAAGACTTGAATGAAAAGCCTATGCAGCTCGGGAAAGAGTTAGAAAGGACCACTACACTTACTACAACTTAA